The Cannabis sativa cultivar Pink pepper isolate KNU-18-1 chromosome 8, ASM2916894v1, whole genome shotgun sequence genomic interval GCTAGGCAAGTTAAATCCAACTCTCACATTGTTGTAATGGGTTTTGTTTACTGTGACATTTGCCATAACAACACCTTCTCCAAACACAGTTACTTTTTACCAGGTAATACATATATATCTCAAGTACCCAGAAGCTAGTTTcttgtttttattaatttttgtaatttttaaccaaaaaaatagaaagaaacttgtgtttgtgttttctgttgttctatattacttgtGTAGTGACAAAATctatcaataaagaaaaattttCTGAAGTGCCCAAATGAATGAACAGGTGCAGAAGTTAAAGTAGATTGCATATTCAAAGCAATTTCACCAAGAACAGCAGAACAGATATCATTCTCAGTGAACAGAACAACAAACAAGCATGGACTTTACAAGATGGAAATACCATCTGTTGAGGGTATTAAATGTGCTGCTGAAGAATCAGCCATAGTTAATTCATGTCAGGCAAGCTTAATAGggagttcttcttcttcatgcaATGTTCCTGGTTATAAAGTCACTTCAGATCAAATAACAGTCaaatctaaaggagccaatcTATGCATTTATAGCTTAAATGCTTTAAACTTCAAACCATTAAAGAAAGAGACTAAATTATGTgggaaatcaaaaaaataagtttttcttttcaatatataGTCTCACTATTCCCATTTTTCTTTTCCCTTTATGTGTTTGTGTGTTTAGTTGGTTTTagctattatatatacatatatattgatgATACATGTATAGTTTTTGGTTGAAGAAAAAGCATTGATTTTCCCCTTTTTCCTATTTTGGATTCTCAGTAGAAAGATATGCTTTCACTGATTGTGTCAAATTTACAAATATGATTTTGTAAGGTTTTAAGGCTCAAGCCAAAACAATATCATTTAAAGGCaagcttttattattttattttttattttttatagctATGGAAGAGTTGAGAGTGTGATATTTAGGATCATGGTTGTAAAGGCCTGGAATCGACTTGAAAagtaatgaaatttcattaattaCTTTAATATCAATTAAGGAAACAACAACTAAAACTTTTAATGT includes:
- the LOC115699432 gene encoding major pollen allergen Ole e 1: MKSIVLLFFVVSSCIFIKSLLLEARQVKSNSHIVVMGFVYCDICHNNTFSKHSYFLPGAEVKVDCIFKAISPRTAEQISFSVNRTTNKHGLYKMEIPSVEGIKCAAEESAIVNSCQASLIGSSSSSCNVPGYKVTSDQITVKSKGANLCIYSLNALNFKPLKKETKLCGKSKK